Proteins co-encoded in one Flavobacteriaceae bacterium MAR_2009_75 genomic window:
- a CDS encoding geranylgeranyl diphosphate synthase type II yields MQSIDFYRKEFISYLESKIVEREPKNLYAPISYILGLGGKRLRPVLTLVATDIFDGGYTKSLDAALAIEVFHNFSLVHDDIMDDAPLRRGRTTVHEKWDVNTGILSGDAMLITAYQLFENYSPEIFKNLAKLFSETALKVCEGQQYDIDFENRDDVTIPEYLKMIEYKTAVLVAAALKMGGIVAEVSAEEQNDVYQFGLNLGIAFQLQDDYLDAFGNPETFGKQVGGDIIENKKTYLYLNVLAQGTSQQKKELLDLYSIQPKDPSAKIETIKDLFKESGSAQITQDAIRNYSNQAFEILEGLNISSDKRAILQDFGESLMVREA; encoded by the coding sequence ATGCAATCCATTGATTTTTACCGAAAAGAGTTTATTTCATATCTCGAAAGCAAGATTGTTGAGAGGGAGCCAAAGAATCTCTACGCCCCTATTTCTTATATTCTTGGTTTGGGGGGTAAAAGGCTACGGCCGGTTTTAACATTGGTCGCGACCGATATTTTTGATGGGGGTTATACCAAGTCTTTAGATGCCGCCTTAGCTATCGAGGTGTTTCATAATTTTTCGTTAGTTCATGATGATATTATGGATGACGCACCATTACGAAGGGGGAGAACAACTGTTCATGAAAAATGGGATGTAAATACTGGCATACTTTCTGGGGACGCCATGCTCATAACGGCATATCAATTATTTGAAAATTATTCTCCGGAAATATTTAAAAATTTGGCCAAATTGTTCAGCGAAACAGCCCTGAAGGTTTGTGAAGGACAACAATATGATATCGACTTTGAAAATCGCGACGATGTGACCATACCTGAATATCTCAAAATGATAGAGTACAAAACCGCTGTTTTAGTGGCCGCCGCATTAAAAATGGGAGGTATAGTTGCTGAGGTTTCTGCAGAAGAACAAAATGATGTTTATCAATTCGGACTCAATCTTGGTATAGCGTTTCAGTTACAGGATGATTATCTTGATGCTTTTGGAAACCCTGAAACATTTGGTAAACAGGTGGGTGGCGATATCATAGAGAATAAAAAGACGTATCTGTATTTAAATGTGCTAGCCCAAGGCACTTCGCAGCAAAAGAAAGAATTATTGGATTTATACTCTATTCAACCGAAAGACCCTTCGGCTAAAATTGAAACTATAAAAGATCTGTTCAAAGAAAGCGGTTCTGCACAAATTACGCAAGATGCCATTCGAAATTATTCTAATCAAGCGTTTGAGATTTTAGAGGGGCTGAATATTTCATCAGATAAAAGAGCAATTTTGCAGGACTTCGGCGAAAGCTTGATGGTGAGGGAGGCGTAA
- a CDS encoding multidrug efflux pump subunit AcrB — MSKIKKNADKEFKLSSWAVDNPSVIYVMIGIFLWLGFSAYMAMPREDFPEIVETKIYISTPYPGNTAEDIERLITDPLEDRLKNVSNVVEVVSTSQEDYAIITVEFDEEITVEQAKQNVKDEVDSEKASEDWPTFNGAKVEPNVFDLNFSEEVPIMNINFTGDYPVDKLKEFAEYLQDEVEDLPEIKQADIRGAQDKEVEVAVDIYKMMAAQVSFQDVLNAIGNGNMTMSAGNLKTSGQRRTIRILGEIDEPSQLNNFVVKSDNGAVYLKDIATVSFEEQDKTTYAREFGSNVVMLDVKKRAGRNAISAADQIKEIVKKEQANYFPPDLHISIANDSSTRTLNQVDDLVNNIIFGIILVVTVLMFFLGFRNALFVGFAIPMSMFMSFVILSWLGYTLNTMILFGMIMGLGMLVDNGIVVVENVYRLMDEGMSRTEAAKKGIGEIAFPIIISTATTVAAFVPLGLWPGIFGQFMIYFPITLSVVLGSSLFVAIFMNSMLVSQFMSTDEKELTLKQLIRMSIILGVLGILILVFGGALRGLGTVLIVTGIMFWIYKYVIKGAAQNFQKKTMARFENWYEKRLKHALKGKNVYWYFGLTFLMLIGIFMLFGASLGSGRTKVEFFPDNKPNEIYVYIEYPEGTSIEKTNEITKEIENRVYDVLDDPTYKENGENFMVTSAVSVVGEGAGNPLTDGGSSAEMPHKGKLTVNFSEYKYRNGLNTEDIRAKVQSSLEGIYPGVAISVEKDANGPPAGYPINIELEGKDYDELINTAEDIKNYVNTKNIAGIEELKIDVNKGKPSMLVEVDREKAGELGVAVGQVGSQLRRSLFGEKAGVYKEDGEDYDINIRFNEDLRYNKSALFNQNIIFRDAATGQIKEVPISAVAKEKNTSAFSAIKHRDGKRVVTVYSGLKPGFTDAGAIVAEIQKEMQSYNGVPDSIKIDYTGQLEEQNKQQAFLVGAFFSGLGLIMLILIFQFGGISKPLIIMIAIFLSFIGVFGGLMLTGWSFVIMMTMMGIISLAGIVVNNGVVLLDYTQILIDRKKVRLDMDDSDLLTLEDATDSIVLGGKARLRPVILTAITTVLGLIPLAIGLNIDFFSLFSEFDPKIYVGGDNVVFWGPLAWTVIFGLLVATFLTLIIVPVLFKIVYRIKIAFRGSAKKQEETSEKVVA, encoded by the coding sequence ATGAGCAAAATTAAGAAAAACGCCGATAAGGAATTTAAGCTATCTTCTTGGGCCGTCGATAATCCCTCGGTCATTTACGTAATGATAGGTATTTTCCTCTGGCTGGGTTTCTCCGCATATATGGCTATGCCAAGAGAGGATTTTCCTGAAATCGTTGAAACGAAAATTTATATCAGCACCCCCTACCCTGGTAACACTGCGGAAGATATCGAGAGGCTGATTACCGACCCTCTTGAAGATCGTTTAAAGAATGTTAGCAACGTGGTCGAAGTCGTCTCTACCTCTCAAGAAGATTATGCCATTATCACTGTTGAGTTCGATGAGGAAATTACAGTAGAGCAAGCCAAGCAGAATGTAAAAGATGAGGTTGATAGCGAAAAGGCCAGTGAAGATTGGCCGACTTTTAATGGGGCTAAGGTCGAACCTAATGTCTTTGACCTGAATTTTTCAGAGGAGGTTCCTATAATGAACATCAATTTCACTGGAGATTATCCTGTTGATAAATTAAAGGAGTTTGCAGAATACCTTCAAGATGAGGTTGAAGATCTACCTGAAATTAAACAAGCAGATATACGCGGTGCTCAAGACAAAGAAGTCGAAGTTGCCGTCGATATTTATAAAATGATGGCCGCCCAAGTAAGCTTTCAAGATGTACTGAATGCTATTGGTAACGGCAACATGACCATGTCTGCAGGTAACCTGAAAACTAGCGGACAACGAAGAACGATCCGTATTCTTGGTGAAATCGATGAGCCGAGCCAACTAAATAATTTCGTGGTAAAATCAGATAACGGTGCGGTTTACCTAAAAGACATTGCCACTGTAAGTTTTGAAGAACAAGACAAGACCACATATGCACGTGAGTTCGGTAGCAATGTGGTTATGCTCGATGTTAAAAAAAGAGCGGGTAGAAATGCGATATCGGCTGCCGATCAGATCAAGGAAATTGTAAAGAAGGAACAGGCGAACTATTTTCCGCCTGATTTACATATTTCGATAGCGAACGATTCTTCGACCAGAACCCTGAACCAAGTTGATGACTTGGTAAACAATATCATTTTTGGAATTATTCTAGTTGTTACCGTTCTCATGTTCTTTCTAGGGTTTAGAAATGCACTGTTCGTCGGTTTTGCTATACCTATGTCAATGTTCATGTCTTTTGTTATTCTTTCGTGGCTGGGCTATACCTTGAATACCATGATTTTGTTCGGAATGATTATGGGGCTGGGAATGCTGGTTGATAATGGTATTGTTGTGGTTGAAAATGTTTATCGTTTGATGGACGAGGGCATGTCACGCACAGAAGCGGCCAAAAAAGGTATCGGTGAAATTGCATTTCCTATTATTATATCTACGGCAACTACAGTGGCAGCATTTGTACCTCTTGGCCTTTGGCCCGGTATTTTTGGTCAGTTTATGATTTATTTTCCGATAACATTATCGGTTGTTCTTGGGTCTTCACTATTCGTTGCGATTTTCATGAACTCTATGCTCGTTTCTCAATTTATGAGCACTGACGAAAAAGAACTCACCTTAAAACAACTCATTCGTATGAGTATAATATTAGGTGTTCTGGGAATTTTGATATTGGTCTTCGGAGGTGCCTTGCGCGGTTTAGGAACAGTTTTAATCGTTACTGGAATTATGTTCTGGATCTACAAATACGTGATTAAAGGAGCTGCACAAAATTTTCAGAAGAAAACGATGGCCCGGTTTGAGAATTGGTATGAGAAACGGCTTAAGCATGCGCTTAAAGGTAAAAATGTGTATTGGTATTTTGGCCTAACCTTTTTAATGCTAATTGGTATATTCATGTTATTTGGGGCTTCTCTGGGCAGCGGTCGTACCAAGGTCGAATTTTTTCCAGATAATAAGCCCAACGAAATCTATGTCTATATAGAATACCCTGAAGGAACCTCGATTGAAAAGACCAACGAAATCACCAAAGAGATTGAAAATAGGGTTTATGATGTATTGGACGACCCTACTTACAAAGAGAATGGTGAAAATTTCATGGTTACATCAGCTGTTTCTGTGGTTGGTGAAGGTGCCGGAAATCCTTTGACGGATGGAGGGTCATCCGCAGAAATGCCCCATAAAGGAAAATTGACCGTTAATTTCAGTGAATACAAATATAGAAATGGTCTTAACACCGAAGATATAAGGGCAAAGGTTCAATCCTCTTTAGAAGGTATTTATCCTGGGGTCGCCATTTCCGTAGAAAAAGATGCCAATGGTCCACCGGCGGGGTATCCGATAAATATTGAATTGGAAGGTAAGGATTATGATGAACTGATCAATACCGCAGAAGACATTAAAAACTATGTCAACACCAAGAATATAGCCGGTATCGAAGAACTAAAAATTGATGTGAACAAGGGCAAACCCTCAATGCTCGTTGAGGTCGATAGAGAAAAAGCAGGTGAACTCGGGGTGGCCGTTGGCCAAGTTGGTAGCCAGTTAAGACGTTCATTGTTCGGTGAAAAAGCAGGTGTTTATAAAGAAGATGGTGAGGATTACGATATCAATATAAGATTCAATGAAGATTTGAGGTACAACAAGAGTGCTCTCTTTAATCAAAATATCATTTTTCGAGATGCCGCTACCGGTCAAATTAAAGAGGTGCCTATTTCTGCAGTAGCTAAAGAAAAAAACACTTCAGCTTTCAGTGCAATCAAGCATAGGGATGGTAAAAGAGTGGTTACGGTATATTCAGGACTTAAACCAGGGTTCACCGATGCGGGCGCTATCGTCGCTGAGATTCAGAAAGAGATGCAAAGCTACAATGGTGTGCCCGATTCGATTAAAATCGATTATACCGGTCAATTGGAAGAGCAGAACAAACAGCAAGCCTTTTTAGTAGGGGCCTTTTTCTCTGGTTTGGGGTTGATTATGCTCATTTTAATTTTTCAATTTGGAGGTATCTCTAAACCTCTGATCATTATGATTGCCATTTTCTTGAGCTTTATTGGCGTGTTCGGCGGATTAATGCTTACCGGTTGGTCTTTTGTAATCATGATGACCATGATGGGTATTATCTCTCTTGCAGGTATTGTAGTGAATAACGGTGTGGTTCTTTTAGATTACACCCAAATTCTCATAGACCGGAAAAAAGTTAGGCTAGATATGGATGACAGCGATTTACTGACACTTGAAGATGCCACCGACTCTATAGTTCTAGGCGGCAAAGCGAGATTGCGTCCTGTTATTCTAACGGCAATTACGACGGTATTGGGTCTGATCCCGTTAGCAATTGGTTTAAACATCGATTTTTTCTCATTATTCTCTGAATTCGACCCTAAAATATATGTTGGGGGAGATAATGTCGTTTTCTGGGGACCACTTGCTTGGACGGTTATTTTCGGCCTTTTGGTGGCAACTTTCTTGACCCTGATTATCGTACCTGTACTATTCAAAATAGTCTATCGCATCAAGATTGCATTCAGAGGAAGCGCTAAAAAACAGGAAGAGACTTCTGAAAAAGTAGTTGCATAG
- a CDS encoding TetR family transcriptional regulator: MFLKFPDLYLPLVMKEKILEKAADMFLTYGFKSITMDDLAQEMGISKKTIYAHFENKTALVKDCTLQVARIISSGIDSILCLNKNPIEELYEIKKFIMQYLKDEKSSPHYQLQKYYPKIFSSMRQKQYEVMKDCVVDNIKRGLEQGIYRENLNVEFISRIYYAGGASIKDHTLFPPDKFTNISLMDLYLEYHLRGIVTPKGRKILNTIINSNQE; the protein is encoded by the coding sequence ATGTTTTTAAAGTTTCCTGATTTATATTTGCCGCTCGTTATGAAAGAAAAAATTTTAGAAAAAGCGGCAGATATGTTTTTGACCTACGGTTTCAAGAGCATTACGATGGATGACCTTGCCCAAGAAATGGGCATCTCAAAAAAAACCATATATGCCCATTTTGAAAATAAGACAGCGCTCGTAAAAGATTGCACACTACAGGTAGCCCGTATTATTTCATCGGGCATCGATAGTATTCTCTGTCTTAATAAAAACCCCATTGAAGAACTTTACGAAATCAAAAAGTTCATAATGCAATACCTTAAAGATGAAAAGTCTTCACCTCACTATCAATTGCAAAAATACTATCCGAAAATATTTTCAAGCATGCGACAAAAGCAGTATGAGGTCATGAAAGATTGTGTAGTAGACAATATCAAAAGAGGACTCGAACAGGGTATTTATAGAGAAAACTTAAATGTAGAGTTTATTTCACGTATTTATTATGCAGGGGGAGCCAGTATTAAAGACCATACTTTGTTCCCACCCGATAAATTCACCAATATTTCTTTAATGGATCTTTATCTTGAATACCACCTTCGCGGTATAGTTACGCCCAAAGGAAGAAAAATATTAAATACAATTATCAATTCAAATCAAGAATAG
- a CDS encoding outer membrane protein TolC, which yields MQKYILAFFTLFTSTIVFSQETVEQTYSFTLEEAIQFALENNYSAINANRDLIDARKQKWETIAEGLPQVNGSVSYQNQLKQPVSLLPAELAGGQPGEFIPVVFGQPQTMTATATLTQKIFDGSYIVGVQATKSFLSYSVNNEEKTDQEVRKSVVESYGNVLLAQESVAIFEKNKNNLEENLFETEKLFENGLGDEESVEQLQITLSSVDNQLKNAIRLENITRQMLNLVLGIAIDAPTRLEENLDNLAVEQIDFQLMETDFNIENNVDYKIAINLTEQRFYELKLAKSRALPTLNSFINYGSSSFSDKFNFLGGDQDWFDSSVLGLDLNIPIFSSGKRSASTARAKIALAKAETQLSEAEEQIRLQLEKAKSDYILAIEEYNTAKENLRLAERIENKNQIKYSEGLATSFELRQAQTQLYDAQQGYLQSMVEVINQKTTLELILNNPESKL from the coding sequence ATGCAAAAATATATTCTAGCATTTTTCACTTTGTTCACGTCAACAATCGTCTTTTCTCAAGAAACAGTTGAGCAAACCTACAGCTTTACCTTAGAGGAAGCTATTCAGTTTGCCCTTGAGAATAACTATAGTGCCATAAATGCCAACCGGGACCTTATCGATGCCCGAAAGCAAAAATGGGAAACTATAGCAGAAGGTCTGCCACAAGTTAACGGTTCCGTTAGCTATCAGAATCAACTAAAGCAACCTGTTTCTCTACTACCCGCCGAACTTGCCGGTGGCCAACCTGGTGAGTTTATTCCCGTAGTATTTGGTCAGCCCCAAACAATGACTGCCACAGCAACCTTGACCCAAAAAATATTCGATGGTTCATACATTGTTGGGGTACAGGCTACGAAATCATTCTTGAGCTACAGTGTCAACAATGAAGAAAAGACTGATCAAGAAGTGAGAAAATCGGTTGTAGAATCGTATGGAAACGTTCTTTTAGCACAAGAAAGTGTCGCCATCTTCGAAAAGAATAAAAATAATCTCGAAGAAAACCTTTTTGAAACAGAGAAGTTGTTCGAAAACGGATTGGGCGACGAAGAGAGTGTTGAGCAATTACAAATAACCCTTTCATCAGTTGACAACCAATTGAAAAATGCCATAAGATTAGAGAACATTACCCGTCAAATGTTGAATTTGGTTTTGGGTATTGCCATTGATGCCCCTACGCGTTTAGAAGAAAATCTTGACAACCTTGCCGTTGAACAAATAGACTTTCAACTTATGGAGACGGACTTTAATATTGAAAATAATGTGGACTATAAAATTGCCATCAATCTTACCGAGCAACGCTTCTATGAGTTGAAACTTGCCAAAAGTCGTGCTTTGCCAACTTTGAATTCGTTCATTAACTACGGCAGTTCATCTTTCAGTGACAAGTTTAACTTTTTAGGAGGTGATCAAGATTGGTTCGATTCTTCAGTTTTAGGACTAGACTTGAATATACCTATTTTCAGTTCAGGCAAAAGAAGTGCAAGCACGGCTAGAGCCAAGATTGCCCTTGCCAAGGCTGAGACCCAACTTTCAGAAGCTGAAGAACAGATCAGACTTCAACTCGAAAAAGCTAAGAGTGATTATATTTTGGCCATTGAAGAGTATAATACGGCCAAAGAAAATCTTCGCCTAGCAGAAAGAATAGAAAATAAAAATCAGATCAAGTATTCCGAAGGATTAGCTACCAGCTTCGAATTACGACAAGCACAGACTCAGCTTTACGATGCCCAGCAAGGTTATTTACAATCTATGGTAGAAGTAATCAATCAAAAAACAACATTGGAGCTCATATTGAACAATCCAGAATCAAAACTTTAA
- a CDS encoding RND family efflux transporter MFP subunit, with the protein MKKILYIATVILVASSCGNKEQSVEGIIAQGDLETLRAKKSEISEQQKQIESQIRLLDSAIATKAVDEKLPLVSTIVASPEKFNHFLELQGDVSTKQNVLVYPEMSGTLQRVYVKEGQRVSKGQVLASIDDGGMSSQLSQLKTQAALAKTTFERRKRLWDQKIGSEIEYLAAKTEYEATQDAIKQSESQLGKSTIRAPFSGIIDDVIKDQGTVVSPGPGSEVFRIVNLSNMYIEVDVPEAYLGAVTEGKEALVYFPILGDSISTKIRQTGNFINPANRSFSVEIPVPNKDGKIKPNLTAKVNLNDYTSENAILIPSSIISENAEGDQYVFVAEAGGSENEATVTRTIITTGKTQGGKVEVLTGIEDGNQIIMEGARSVKDGQKVKIKN; encoded by the coding sequence ATGAAAAAAATACTATACATCGCAACCGTTATTTTAGTTGCCTCTTCTTGTGGCAATAAAGAACAGTCTGTTGAAGGCATAATTGCTCAAGGTGACCTGGAGACCCTTAGGGCTAAAAAGAGCGAAATTTCAGAACAGCAGAAACAGATCGAGTCACAAATCAGACTTTTAGATTCTGCAATTGCAACAAAAGCAGTCGATGAAAAACTACCTCTGGTAAGCACCATTGTAGCGTCACCCGAAAAATTCAATCACTTTTTAGAATTACAGGGCGATGTAAGCACCAAACAGAATGTACTCGTGTATCCAGAAATGTCGGGCACCTTACAGCGTGTTTATGTGAAAGAGGGACAACGCGTTTCTAAGGGTCAAGTTCTGGCCAGTATTGACGATGGTGGCATGAGCAGTCAATTATCACAATTAAAGACTCAGGCGGCATTAGCGAAAACGACCTTTGAACGAAGAAAAAGGCTCTGGGATCAAAAAATTGGTTCGGAAATAGAATATTTAGCGGCCAAAACAGAGTATGAAGCTACGCAAGATGCCATCAAACAGTCTGAAAGCCAACTAGGGAAATCTACAATCAGGGCTCCCTTTTCCGGAATCATTGATGATGTAATCAAAGATCAAGGTACGGTGGTATCACCTGGGCCTGGTTCTGAGGTGTTCAGAATAGTGAATTTATCGAATATGTACATTGAAGTAGATGTGCCAGAAGCTTATCTAGGGGCCGTTACCGAAGGTAAAGAAGCACTTGTATATTTTCCTATTCTTGGTGATAGCATAAGCACGAAAATTCGCCAAACGGGCAACTTTATCAACCCGGCCAACAGATCTTTTAGTGTTGAGATTCCGGTGCCGAACAAAGACGGTAAAATCAAACCCAATTTAACGGCCAAGGTAAACCTTAACGATTATACCAGCGAAAATGCAATTTTAATACCGTCAAGTATAATTAGTGAAAACGCTGAGGGCGATCAATACGTTTTTGTCGCTGAGGCTGGCGGATCTGAAAATGAGGCAACCGTTACTAGAACCATTATTACCACGGGTAAAACCCAAGGTGGTAAGGTAGAAGTTTTAACGGGCATTGAAGATGGCAACCAGATTATTATGGAAGGTGCCCGAAGTGTAAAGGACGGCCAAAAGGTAAAAATCAAAAACTAG
- a CDS encoding RNA polymerase sigma-70 factor (ECF subfamily), which yields MPTNSENQKNLKSFFDDEYHALKSYAKSRIDDTADRDAGDIVQDVALKLFSRADSLSPIDNIAGFVYNSIRNKVIDIMRKKKNETSLEEDMEHRFIEFTEMLSIKSSNEYSEEMIIELKKSIQNLKPAYRNIIWSIDFEGHTYSELSKKTNIPLGTLMSRRHRALSILLKDLAPKKQRIN from the coding sequence ATGCCAACGAATTCAGAAAATCAAAAAAACCTAAAATCGTTTTTCGATGATGAGTACCATGCGCTTAAATCGTATGCTAAATCTCGTATTGATGACACTGCTGATCGTGATGCCGGAGATATTGTTCAAGATGTGGCGCTCAAATTATTCTCACGTGCCGATAGTTTATCACCAATCGATAATATAGCAGGTTTTGTTTACAACTCTATTCGCAACAAGGTTATCGATATTATGCGTAAGAAAAAAAATGAAACCAGTTTAGAAGAAGATATGGAGCATCGCTTTATCGAATTTACAGAGATGCTCTCTATAAAATCTTCGAATGAGTATTCTGAAGAAATGATTATCGAATTAAAAAAATCGATTCAAAATCTAAAACCAGCATATCGAAATATAATATGGTCAATAGATTTTGAAGGCCACACGTATAGCGAATTATCAAAAAAAACGAATATACCACTTGGTACGCTAATGTCTCGACGACACCGCGCATTATCAATACTATTAAAAGACTTAGCACCTAAAAAACAACGTATAAATTAA